A single window of Trachemys scripta elegans isolate TJP31775 chromosome 18, CAS_Tse_1.0, whole genome shotgun sequence DNA harbors:
- the LOC117867643 gene encoding pinopsin-like has protein sequence MQVSNTSQAPVQHGTPSAFDGPQWPHLAPRSIYTSVAVLMGIVVFSASFVNGLVIVVSIRYKKLRSPLNYILVNLAVADLLVTFFGSTISFSNNINGFFVLGKRVCKFEGFMVSLTGIVGLWSLAILAFERYIVICKPMGDFRFHHKHAVMGCAFTWIWSLLWTTPPMLGWSSYVPEGLRTSCGPNWYTGGSNNNSYILTLFITCFIIPLSLILFSYTNLLVTLRAVAAQQKESETTQRAEREVTRMVIAMVMAFLICWLPYSTFAMVIATNKDIPIQPTLASLPSYFSKTATVYNPIIYIFMNKQFRDCLLKMMCCNRNPSGMQETSPAMLGAPKGISSALEGCGNKVTPS, from the exons ATGCAGGTTTCAAACACTTCTCAGGCTCCTGTGCAACACGGAACTCCCAGTGCCTTTGATGGTCCACAGTGGCCTCACCTGGCTCCCAGAAGCATCTACACATCGGTGGCTGTGCTCATGGGCATCGTAGTGTTTTCTGCCTCCTTTGTGAACGGTTTGGTCATTGTAGTTTCCATCAGGTACAAGAAACTCAGATCCCCACTGAACTACATCCTGGTGAATCTGGCTGTGGCTGATCTGCTGGTGACTTTCTTTGGAAGCACTATCAGTTTCTCGAATAATATCAATGGCTTCTTTGTGCTCGGCAAAAGGGTGTGCAAATTTGAAGGCTTCATGGTCTCTTTAACAG GCATTGTGGGGCTTTGGTCCTTGGCGATCCTGGCCTTCGAAAGGTATATCGTCATCTGCAAACCCATGGGAGATTTCCGATTTCACCACAAACATGCAGTGATGGGCTGTGCATTCACCTGGATTTGGTCACTTCTCTGGACAACCCCACCAATGTTAGGCTGGAGCAGCTATGTGCCGGAAG GTCTGAGAACCTCCTGTGGTCCCAACTGGTACACCGGAGGCAGCAACAACAACAGCTACATCCTGACTTTATTCATTACCTGTTTCATTATTCCTCTCAGTCTGATCCTCTTCTCCTATACAAATCTGCTGGTGACACTACGAGCT GTTGCGGCACAACAAAAAGAATCTGAGACGACTCAGCGAGCTGAGAGGGAGGTGACACGAATGGTGATTGCTATGGTGATGGCCTTTCTCATCTGCTGGCTGCCCTATTCCACCTTTGCCATGGTGATTGCCACAAACAAAGACATCCCCATCCAACCAACTCTAGCATCACTGCCTTCATACTTCTCCAAAACAGCCACAGTTTACAACCCAATTATCTACATCTTCATGAACAAACAG TTCCGGGACTGCCTGCTGAAAATGATGTGCTGCAATCGCAACCCGTCAGGGATGCAGGAAACCTCTCCTGCTATGCTTGGTGCCCCCAAAGGCATCTCATCAGCCTTGGAGGGATGCGGAAATAAGGTGACCCCATCGTAA